Genomic segment of Methanocorpusculum vombati:
TGTAAAATCCTTACCTGTCAGCCCGGTTAGCTGTATAGTATATGGGGGGGAAAGGGTTTTTTAGTTTGCTGTACTGGGAGGGACACCTGACAGGAACAACGTCCGGCAAAAATTATGTTTCCCGGTCCGGTACAGTACAGTCGCAGCTGTTATCGTGCGGACAGCCGGACACACGAATGGTTTTTCCGTTCACGAGTGCATCGGCGATCTTTCTCCGCGCCTCGTGCAGGTCCCGCCATGCCGTTTTGCGGGAGACACCGAGAACTCCTGCTGCTTCCTCCTGGGAGAGATCGTCCAGATCCACAAGCTTCAGGACCGCAATCTCCTCCGGAAACACAACAACCGACTCCGCAGTTTCCTGACGATGGGGACAGACCGGTGCATAGCAGCCGGAGGGCCCGTTGAGATCAATGCACCGCCTCACCCGCGGCCTGCCGCACCTGCCTTTCGGACATTCGTTTGGATTTTCCGGCATGATATTATCTCCTGTATCTTTTTCTCTGCCGCTTAAAAGTACTTTTGTCTGTTGGCAGAGAGATCTTCAATTACTCATATGCGCCAAAGTATATAATACTCCCTGAGAAATAGTATGATAACATTTTCCGGCAGACGCAA
This window contains:
- a CDS encoding DUF134 domain-containing protein; translated protein: MPENPNECPKGRCGRPRVRRCIDLNGPSGCYAPVCPHRQETAESVVVFPEEIAVLKLVDLDDLSQEEAAGVLGVSRKTAWRDLHEARRKIADALVNGKTIRVSGCPHDNSCDCTVPDRET